A genomic segment from Saccharomyces eubayanus strain FM1318 chromosome IX, whole genome shotgun sequence encodes:
- the POR2 gene encoding putative porin POR2, with product MAPPFFNDISRDINGLLNRDFFHTSPLSLNISTTTQNGVNFALRGKQAVKEGPIQASVEGRFYDRKEGVSLSQSWSNQNRLNSRIEFSKIAPGLKADVNACLTPQAIKSAKVNLSFAQEFFTTKGSVDLLHTKDFVGNVTLAHDGFVGGTEIAYDIPGGALARYAVALGYLASDYSFVLSTNNKQFTSASFFQNVNRHLQVGAKATVQSKATPSMNIEFVTKYLPDSTSQIKAKITDSGLATLSYKQNLKKGISLGMGMSFNALELAEPVHKFGWSLSFSA from the coding sequence ATGGCACCACCTTTTTTCAACGACATCTCCAGAGATATCAACGGTCTTTTGAACAGGGACTTTTTCCATACCAGCCCGCTCTCTTTGAACATATCTACCACGACGCAAAATGGAGTTAATTTTGCTCTGAGGGGGAAGCAGGCTGTGAAGGAGGGTCCTATTCAGGCCAGCGTTGAAGGCCGGTTCTACGACAGGAAGGAAGGTGTTTCGTTGTCTCAAAGTTGGTCGAACCAAAACAGGTTGAACTCAAGAATCGAGTTCTCAAAGATTGCACCTGGTTTGAAAGCCGATGTGAATGCGTGCTTAACGCCTCAGGCAATCAAGAGCGCTAAGGTCAACCTGAGCTTTGCACAAGAATTCTTCACCACGAAGGGATCCGTGGACCTGTTGCACACCAAGGACTTTGTCGGAAACGTGACTCTGGCCCACGACGGGTTCGTCGGCGGTACCGAGATCGCTTACGACATCCCCGGTGGGGCCCTGGCGCGCTATGCCGTCGCCTTGGGGTACCTTGCCAGCGATTACTCCTTTGTCTTGTCCACCAACAACAAGCAGTTCACGTCCGCGTCCTTCTTCCAGAACGTCAACCGTCACTTGCAAGTGGGCGCTAAAGCCACTGTGCAATCGAAGGCAACCCCCAGTATGAACATTGAGTTCGTTACTAAGTACCTGCCCGATTCCACATCACAGATCAAGGCAAAGATCACCGATTCGGGCCTGGCTACGTTGTCCTATAAGcaaaacttgaaaaaaggcATCTCTTTGGGGATGGGCATGTCATTTAATGCGCTAGAGTTGGCCGAGCCGGTTCACAAGTTCGGCTGGtctctttcattttcggCATGA
- the SDP1 gene encoding mitogen-activated protein kinase tyrosine protein phosphatase SDP1, translating into MNIYTSPTRASSTARPYLPALATESRSTDNSSIDDNCEAVPCLSMEVCKVYPKGPLLVLPERIYLFSEPTVGEILPFDVVINVAEETQDLQTQVPSIEYYHYRWEHDSDIGTDLALLTSIMRTAAAERKKILIHCQCGLSRSATLVIAYIMKFHHLSLRRAYDLLKSRADKISPAMGLVFQLMEWEAALKATPSAQASDYRKLP; encoded by the coding sequence ATGAACATATACACATCGCCCACACGGGCATCGAGCACCGCGAGGCCCTATCTGCCTGCACTGGCCACCGAGAGCAGGAGCACGGATAACAGCAGCATAGACGATAACTGTGAGGCTGTACCGTGCCTAAGCATGGAAGTGTGCAAAGTGTACCCGAAGGGCCCGCTGCTTGTGCTCCCGGAGCGCATCTATCTGTTCTCGGAGCCCACGGTGGGGGAAATTCTGCCCTTTGATGTAGTTATTAACGTTGCCGAGGAGACACAAGACTTGCAGACGCAGGTGCCCTCCATCGAGTACTATCACTACCGGTGGGAGCACGATTCCGACATCGGGACGGATCTAGCCTTGCTAACCAGCATCATGCGCACGGCCGCAGCGGAGCGGAAGAAGATACTGATACACTGCCAGTGTGGACTGTCGAGGTCCGCGACGTTGGTAATCGCGTACATCATGAAGTTCCACCACTTGAGCCTAAGGCGCGCTTATGACCTGCTGAAGTCCAGGGCAGACAAGATAAGCCCCGCCATGGGGCTGGTGTTCCAGCTGATGGAGTGGGAGGCCGCTCTCAAGGCTACACCCAGCGCGCAGGCTAGCGATTATAGAAAACTACCTTAA
- the HOS4 gene encoding Hos4p, with translation MSDPNTKQPIKKRSLSSYLSNVSTRREELEKISKHEVPEDEEPASNQKSEEPVPEESVSGAQDTNRPLDTEAVSVSGSTEDDSKESTALTQQDNEGDGKANPYDQEDSLLETEGETSHSTRTAAILPSNAGNLDIQNHQPFSRDQLRAMLKEPKRKTVDDFIQEEGLGAIEEDDISDEVLENNVMAPSEGEMDIEYSGSDRDTDDVESDDPTAPNSPIKLSRRKLVRADQYDTTTGSMFNNESDSELSDIDDTKNIALSSSLFRGASSPIKEANNNLHSMNSSPAQIVKRNSISKTNTNKNPHIAVSKRPKQKKGIYRDSGGRTRLQIACDKGKFDVVQKMIEDGGYDINDQDNAGNTALHEAALQGHIEIVELLIENGADVNIKSIEMFGDTPLIDASANGHLDVVKYLLKKGADPTIRNSKGLTAFESVDDESEFDDEEDQNILREIKKRLSVATKRWTHGTGYHNDKPKNVTSTHTTDRPHLDITNLSEDRNAHESSPMLSNVDDKPPEEEFYWTDVTSRAGKEKLFKASKEGHLPYVGTYVENGGKIDLKSFFESVKCGHEDITSIFLAFGFPVNQTSRDNKTSALMVAVGRGHIGTVKLLLEAGADPTKKDKKGHTALYYAKNSVMGITNNEEIQLIEKSLNEHLRKRSNDDDDDDDEDDGDNEKDTRELHETRREKTQSPVLTSRKSTISKTEDEEDEVVIRNSAHDGINNDHNIKNIPPSDSRKTHGLDESDGIQYPLDWKKRKTIVSQDEDKLRSVSPLSMESHSPKKFKSTEVNKIHEETAAEREARLKEEEEYRKKRLEKKRKKEQELLQKLADDEKKRIEEQEKLKILEIERLKKETIEKAKQMEREKKLEELSYRRAVRDLYPLGLKIINFNDKHDYKRFLPLYYYVDEKSNKLVLDLQVAILLKNMDLLSKDGHSISEKFPVDPTHLASLWNMLKFIFLYGGSYDDDKNDLKDNKRFVVNFDGVDLDTKIGYELLEYRKFINLPMAWINWDEVVIDDPAKKKEIEQSMIQISIIEARHSHNNISKDLQVSSRKRRFMKMPPELPVKFQHRMSISTILQQTAKEPFW, from the coding sequence ATGAGCGACCCCAATACAAAACAGCcgataaagaaaaggtcGCTGAGCAGCTACCTTTCAAACGTCAGCACGAGGCGGGAGGAGCTGGAAAAGATATCCAAACATGAAGTCCcggaagatgaagaaccCGCTAGCAACCAGAAATCAGAAGAGCCGGTGCCAGAAGAATCAGTTTCGGGGGCTCAAGATACCAACAGGCCGCTCGACACAGAGGCTGTATCCGTTAGTGGCTCCACTGAAGATGactcaaaagaaagtacAGCTCTGACCCAACAGGATAATGAAGGGGATGGAAAGGCAAACCCATATGATCAAGAAGATAGTCTTTTGGAGACGGAAGGAGAAACCAGTCACTCAACGCGAACGGCCGCCATATTGCCGTCCAATGCAGGAAATCTGGATATTCAAAACCACCAACCTTTTTCAAGAGATCAACTGCGAGCGATGTTGAAAGAACCGAAGAGGAAAACCGTTGACGATTTCATACAGGAAGAGGGCTTGGGCGccattgaagaagacgataTAAGCGACGAAGTGCTAGAAAATAATGTAATGGCCCCAAGCGAAGGGGAAATGGATATAGAGTATAGTGGATCGGATAGAGATACGGATGATGTGGAAAGTGATGACCCCACAGCACCCAACTCTCCAATCAAATTAAGTCGCCGCAAATTAGTAAGGGCCGACCAATATGATACTACCACAGGCTCCATGTTCAATAACGAATCTGACTCTGAACTATCAGATATTGATGATACCAAAAATATTGCTTTGTCGAGTAGTTTGTTCAGAGGTGCTTCGTCTCCCATTAAAGAAGCAAATAATAACCTTCATAGTATGAATTCCTCACCTGCGCAGATTGTAAAGAGAAACTCTATTTCCAAGACTAATACTAATAAGAATCCTCATATAGCCGTTTCTAAACGTCCTAAACAGAAAAAGGGTATTTATAGAGATTCTGGTGGTAGAACGAGATTGCAGATTGCTTGTGATAAGGGGAAGTTCGATGTAGTCCAGAAAATGATTGAAGATGGAGGCTATGATATTAACGACCAGGATAACGCTGGTAATACAGCTTTGCATGAAGCAGCTTTGCAAGGCCATATTGAAATCGTGGAACTGCTGATAGAAAATGGTGCAGATGTAAACATTAAGTCTATCGAGATGTTTGGTGATACCCCCTTGATCGATGCCTCCGCTAACGGTCATTTGGACGTTGTCAAGTACCTTCTTAAAAAAGGTGCCGATCCAACTATACGTAACTCCAAGGGCTTAACCGCCTTCGAGTCGGTCGATGATGAATCTGAATTTGATGACGAGGAAGACCAAAACATTTTGCgtgaaataaagaaaaggctGAGTGTTGCCACCAAAAGATGGACTCACGGTACAGGATATCATAACGACAAACCCAAAAATGTCACTAGTACTCACACAACGGACCGACCACATTTGGATATTACTAATCTTTCTGAAGACAGAAATGCCCATGAGTCCTCTCCTATGCTCTCTAATGTTGACGATAAGCctccagaagaagagtttTATTGGACTGATGTCACTTCTAGGGCAGGTAAGGAAAAATTGTTCAAAGCTTCAAAGGAAGGGCACTTGCCATACGTTGGTACATATGTCGAAAATGGTGGTAAGATAGATTTAAAAtcgttttttgaaagtgtcAAATGTGGGCATGAGGATATTacaagtatttttttggcatttGGGTTTCCAGTCAACCAAACGTCAAGAGATAACAAAACGTCTGCCCTAATGGTGGCTGTTGGACGTGGTCATATCGGCACAGTTAAATTGCTATTAGAAGCAGGAGCAGACCCAACTAAGAAGGACAAAAAGGGACACACTGCTTTGTATTATGCTAAAAATAGCGTAATGGGGATAACAAATAACGAAGAAATTCAGttgattgaaaaatccTTGAATGAACACCTAAGAAAACGTTCgaacgatgacgatgatgatgatgacgaagatgatggtgacaatgaaaaagatACCCGTGAACTACACGAAACCAGGAGAGAGAAAACACAATCACCTGTACTAACAAGTCGAAAAAGTACAATCTCCAAAacagaagatgaagaggacGAAGTAGTAATACGTAATTCTGCACACGATGGCATTAATAACGACCACAACATCAAGAATATCCCACCTTCTGATTCTCGTAAAACGCATGGACTTGATGAAAGTGATGGCATTCAGTATCCACTTGATTGGAAGAAGCGTAAGACGATTGTTTCTCAGGATGAAGACAAGTTAAGAAGTGTTTCACCACTTTCTATGGAATCTCATTCTCCtaagaaattcaaatctacAGAAGTAAATAAAATTCACGAAGAAACTGCTGCCGAGAGAGAGGCTAGActcaaagaggaagaggagtacaggaagaaaagattagagaaaaagagaaagaaggaACAGGAATTGTTGCAAAAATTAGCCGAtgatgagaaaaaaagaatcgaagaacaagagaagCTGAAAATCCTAGAAATAGAAAgattgaagaaggaaacGATAGAAAAAGCCAAACAAATggaaagagagaaaaaattggaGGAACTTTCTTATAGACGTGCTGTAAGGGACTTGTATCCGTTAGGTTTGAAAATCATCAACTTCAATGATAAACATGACTACAAAAGATTCTTACCGCTGTACTATTACGTGGATGAAAAGAGCAATAAATTAGTGCTTGATTTGCAAGTGGCAATTTTGTTAAAGAATATGGATTTGCTCTCAAAGGATGGTCATTCAATATCGGAGAAATTTCCTGTTGATCCAACCCACTTGGCCTCCCTTTGGAATATGTtgaaattcattttcttgtatgGAGGTAGTtacgatgatgataaaaatgacTTAAAGGACAATAAAAGGTTCGTAGTAAATTTCGACGGCGTTGATTTGGATACTAAGATTGGATACGAGCTTTTAGAATACAGgaaatttattaatttgCCCATGGCATGGATCAACTGGGATGAAGTTGTAATTGACGATCctgcgaaaaaaaaggaaattgaacaaaGCATGAttcaaatatcaataatcGAAGCCAGACATTCCCATAACAATATAAGCAAAGATTTGCAAGTATCCTCACGGAAAAGACGCTTCATGAAAATGCCCCCAGAATTGCCAGTTAAATTTCAACATCGTATGAGCATATCCACTATTCTTCAACAAACCGCTAAAGAGCCGTTTTGGTAG
- the HPM1 gene encoding protein-histidine N-methyltransferase: MSFSFGFTSNDFDDDELVVQPDASFEPVQKNGKNDTHPNPLDSGFLLQPNVVQPKVENLETLLQGLKDVRLTFEEFQSPLYKMPLIRRELFDVKHQLMLETDTDSSNNSTELDILLGDTSEDLRKNVYEGGLKSWECSYDLVDLISEKIDKTINNIDAVLEIGCGTALPSEFLFKSALLRDDTSNNLKFILSDYNASVLRLVTIPNLIITWAKTVLTNEEWSALQKGESEDIPVSSEELLLSSNLLTAFYDDVQRRNITIVLISGSWGRKFNNLIXEVLLDSKKVLLLTSETIYQPDNLPVIAETILDIHSSPQTEVQTYVAAKDIYFGVGGSIVEFENYLNKKISSGNLPIRSERFKVNSGLKRSIICIETNQAMY; this comes from the coding sequence ATGTCATTTTCTTTCGGCTTTACTTCTAATGATttcgatgatgatgaactGGTAGTCCAACCTGACGCCTCATTTGAACCAgtacaaaaaaatggaaaaaacgACACTCACCCCAATCCATTGGATTCTGGGTTTTTGTTGCAGCCCAATGTTGTCCAGCCAAAAGTGGAAAATCTAGAAACGTTGTTACAAGGTCTCAAGGATGTCAGATTaacttttgaagagtttCAATCTCCATTATATAAAATGCCATTAATTAGAAGAGAATTATTTGACGTCAAACACCAATTGATGTTAGAAACGGATACTGATTCCAGCAATAACTCAACGGAGCTGGATATTTTACTTGGTGATACTTCTGAAGATTTGAGAAAGAACGTTTATGAAGGGGGTCTGAAATCATGGGAATGTTCTTATGATTTAGTTGATTTGATATCTGAGAAGATTgacaaaacaataaacaaTATTGACGCAGTCCTAGAAATAGGCTGTGGGACCGCACTACCCTCAGAATTTCTGTTCAAATCAGCTCTTCTACGAGATGACACATCCAACAATTTAAAGTTCATTTTGTCCGATTATAACGCTAGTGTATTGAGATTAGTTACTATACCGAATTTAATTATAACATGGGCCAAAACAGTTTTGACAAATGAAGAATGGAGCGCTTTGCAAAAGGGCGAAAGCGAAGACATCCCAGTAAGTAGCGAAGAATTGCTCCTGTCATCCAACCTGTTAACCGCCTTTTATGACGACgtccaaagaagaaacatcACCATTGTTCTTATATCGGGATCGTGGGGACGCAAATTTAACAACTTGATTYATGAGGTGTTGTTGGACAGCAAAAAGGTTCTATTGTTAACCTCTGAAACAATTTATCAACCTGATAATCTGCCTGTTATCGCAGAAACAATACTCGACATACACAGCTCACCACAAACTGAAGTTCAAACTTATGTAGCAGCAAAGGATATTTATTTTGGTGTTGGTGGCAGCAttgttgaatttgaaaattatttgaataagaaaatatcttCAGGAAACTTACCAATCCGGTCTGAAAGGTTTAAAGTTAACTCTGgtttgaaaagatcaatAATATGCATTGAGACAAATCAAGCTATGTATTAA
- the SEC24 gene encoding COPII subunit SEC24, protein MSHHKKRVYPQAQVPYGQSATPLQQPAPLVAPQDPAAAGINYAQMGMPPQAAVAPMGQPQFLTPAQEQLHQQIDQAATSMNDMHLHNVPLVDPNAYMQQQAPGQVGMPFQQQQQQQPLPAQAYGQPSAAMGQNMRPMNQLYPIDLLTELPPPITDLNLPPPPLVVPPEKMLVPSEVSNASPDYIRSTLNAVPKNSSLLKKSKLPFGLVIRPYQHLYDDIDPPPLNEDGLIVRCRRCRSYMNPFITFIEQGRRWRCNFCRLANDVPMQMDQTDPNDPKSRYDRNEIKCAVMEYMAPKEYTLRQPPPATYCFLVDVSQASIKSGLLATTINTLLQNLDSIPNHDERTRISILCVDNAIHYFKIPLDSDNNEESTDQINMMDIADLEEPFLPRPNSMVVSLKACRKNIESLLTKIPLIFQSNLITSFALGPALKSAYHLIGGVGGKIIVVSGTLPNLGIGKLQRRNESGVVNTSKETTQLLSCQDSFYKNFTIDCSKVQITVDLFLASEDYMDVASLSNLSRFTAGQTHFYPGFSGKNPNDIVKFSTEFAKHISMDLCMETVMRARGSTGLRMSRFYGHFFNRSSDLCAFSTMPRDQSYLFEVNVDESIMTEYCYIQVAVLLSLNNSQRRIRIITLAMPTTESLAEVYASADQLAIASFYNSKAVEKALNSSLDEARVLINKSVQDILATYKKEIVVSNTAGGAPLRLCANLRMFPLLMHSLTKHMAFRSGIVPSDHRASALNILESLPLKYLIKNIYPDVYSLHDMADEAGLPLQTEDGETTATVVLPQPLNATSSLFERYGLYLIDNGNELFLWMGGDAVPALVFDVFGTQDIFDIPIGKQEIPIVENSEFNQRVRNIINQLRNHDDIITYQSLYIVRGASLSEPVNHASAREVATLRLWASSTLVEDKILNNESYREFLQIMKARISK, encoded by the coding sequence ATGTCCCACCACAAGAAACGTGTTTACCCACAGGCCCAGGTCCCGTACGGGCAGAGCGCCACCCCTCTGCAACAGCCAGCGCCATTAGTAGCTCCCCAGGACCCGGCAGCTGCAGGGATAAACTATGCGCAGATGGGGATGCCACCGCAGGCTGCGGTGGCCCCCATGGGCCAGCCGCAATTCCTGACCCCTGCTCAAGAACAGCTCCACCAGCAGATCGATCAAGCCGCCACTTCTATGAACGACATGCATTTGCACAACGTGCCTCTAGTCGACCCCAATGCCTACATGCAGCAGCAGGCCCCCGGACAGGTCGGCATGCCGTttcagcaacagcaacagcaacagccGCTACCAGCACAAGCTTACGGACAGCCTAGTGCTGCCATGGGCCAGAACATGAGACCCATGAACCAGCTGTATCCGATCGACCTGTTGACGGAATTGCCACCTCCAATCACCGACTTGAACTTGCCTCCCCCACCGCTGGTTGTCCCACCAGAGAAAATGCTGGTTCCATCGGAGGTGTCCAATGCGTCGCCAGATTACATCAGATCGACTTTGAACGCTGTCCCCAAAAACAGCTCCCTGCTGAAGAAATCCAAGCTGCCATTCGGACTGGTCATCAGACCATACCAGCACCTTTACGACGATATTGACCCGCCACCACTGAATGAAGACGGGCTGATCGTTCGTTGTCGTCGTTGCCGTTCCTATATGAACCCCTTCATCACCTTTATCGAGCAAGGCAGGAGATGGAGATGTAACTTCTGTCGTCTGGCCAATGACGTCCCCATGCAAATGGACCAAACCGACCCGAACGACCCAAAAAGCAGGTACGACAGAAACGAAATCAAATGCGCCGTCATGGAATACATGGCCCCTAAGGAATACACTCTAAGACAACCCCCACCGGCCACTTACTGTTTCCTTGTCGACGTCTCCCAGGCTTCCATCAAAAGCGGGTTGTTGGCCACCACCATCAACACTCTTTTACAAAATCTGGATTCCATCCCTAACCATGACGAAAGAACCAGAATCTCCATTTTGTGTGTGGATAACGCCATCCACTACTTCAAGATCCCATTGGATTCGgataataatgaagaatcGACTGACCAAATCAACATGATGGACATTGCCGACTTAGAGGAACCTTTCTTGCCCAGACCAAACTCCATGGTTGTTTCATTGAAGGCTtgcagaaaaaatatcgaaAGCTTATTGACCAAGATCCCTCTAATCTTCCAGTCTAATTTGATCACAAGTTTTGCATTGGGCCCCGCTTTGAAGTCAGCTTATCATTTGATTGGTGGCGTTGGTGGTAAGATCATCGTTGTCTCAGGGACTTTACCCAACTTGGGAATAGGGAaacttcaaagaagaaacgaAAGCGGTGTCGTCAATACATCAAAGGAAACCACCCAATTACTGTCATGCCAAGACTCATTCTACAAGAACTTCACTATCGACTGTTCTAAAGTGCAAATTACAGTGGATTTATTCTTAGCTTCTGAGGATTACATGGATGTTGCATCATTGTCCAATTTGAGTCGTTTCACCGCAGGTCAAACTCACTTCTATCCTGGATTTTCCGGTAAAAATCCAAATGATATTGTCAAATTTTCTACTGAATTTGCCAAACACATTTCCATGGACCTTTGTATGGAAACCGTTATGAGAGCTCGTGGTTCCACAGGTTTAAGAATGAGCAGATTTTATggtcattttttcaacagatCCTCGGATTTATGTGCCTTTTCTACCATGCCAAGAGATCAATCATATCTGTTCGAAGTCAATGTTGATGAATCTATCATGACCGAGTATTGTTACATCCAAGTAGCGGTACTACTGTCCTTGAATAACAGCCAGCGTAGAATTAGAATCATCACTTTAGCCATGCCCACCACAGAATCCCTGGCCGAGGTTTACGCATCAGCTGATCAATTGGCTATAGCGTCATTCTATAATTCAAAGGCAGTGGAAAAGGCATTGAACTCCAGTTTGGATGAGGCAAGAGTATTGATTAACAAATCTGTACAAGACATCTTAGCCACGTacaagaaggaaattgtCGTATCCAACACTGCAGGTGGTGCTCCATTGAGATTGTGTGCCAACTTGAGAATGTTCCCATTATTAATGCATTCTTTGACCAAGCATATGGCATTTAGATCGGGTATTGTTCCAAGTGATCATCGTGCCTCCGCTTTGAACATTTTAGAATCATTACCATTGAAATACCTAATCAAGAACATTTACCCCGATGTCTACTCATTGCATGATATGGCTGATGAAGCTGGGTTACCACTACAAACTGAAGATGGTGAAACCACCGCCACAGTCGTTTTGCCTCAACCTCTCAATGCTACCTCCTCATTGTTTGAAAGATACGGGTTATACTTGATAGATAATGGTAATGAATTGTTCTTATGGATGGGTGGTGATGCTGTTCCGGCTTTAGTATTTGATGTGTTTGGCACTCAGGATATTTTCGACATTCCAATTGGCAAACAGGAAATACCAATTGTCGAAAATTCAGAATTCAATCAAAGAGTGAGAAACATTATTAACCAGCTAAGAAACCATGACGATATTATCACTTACCAATCATTGTATATTGTTAGGGGTGCTTCTTTAAGTGAACCTGTTAACCATGCATCTGCTAGGGAAGTCGCAACCCTAAGACTATGGGCTTCGAGCACTTTGGTAGAGGATAAGATCTTGAATAACGAAAGTTACAGAGAATTCTTACAAATCATGAAAGCTAGAATTAGTAAATAA
- a CDS encoding putative metalloendopeptidase has product MVSSKDIDLFNLRENEQIVSPCLIIHGKCNKQNGAKTVQVQHPQLPPVTYPIHNQFFKATVLLTPGENKLTFVTDTNTARTIVCYYTPLLQNPPVHLCLILAKDSPEQFDSPREQKDREGGNGLQLAIKKLRLGARLMQAYTNEQMLRNGMGNRTFPFVEEFAWDTLFDQPGMRSTIKVHVIRSEKTVKEIQDPDVAQQNSKGKNTGALFGIAMDALKHYGGPFTNNEKPVQAACMFMDTHWDGKLIRGHAALGGGDDSIKLAIFGSHGLYSWPSSLEQLLPYFTDETRASVSEVANDCNECGTYWECLTITLGAFMHEIGHLLGCPHEESGVMLRGYTTLNRSFLTKEAFSVRTKSNGASPPIFPKEECTWHRLDTLRFLYHPSFTLPQDFYDPSFMRPTKLGGFPNTKHSVYPMGNGTCRILSPTSIYLIEIICDDLCKGHIEYLPTSLGGPGPQREVVVTLQDLRGRLPKNELAKFGDTFKLKIHSVNAPEIEFDKFPSLVNIQPLDMSKYGFAKNVQGIKSPLYGCSDRGADAGVIAFDVRLVTAVRIYHGYALDGVRFYFKDKHISSKESPVAKPSVPPRNYFSKITQTVKNQISINDEHLKSVLFGHETQNFTDATLEPGEIITGFNVRCGAWIDAIQMITSHGRMTDMFGNKNGGGLAELQPPNGQYILGVIGRVGQWVDAFGIVYGSLE; this is encoded by the coding sequence ATGGTGAGCTCGAAGGATATCGATCTATTCAATCTGAGAGAGAACGAGCAAATCGTGTCTCCTTGTCTTATTATCCACGGGAAATGCAACAAGCAGAATGGTGCGAAGACTGTGCAGGTGCAGCATCCTCAGTTACCTCCTGTGACCTACCCCATACATAACCAATTCTTCAAGGCAACAGTACTGTTGACGCCCGGCGAGAACAAGCTGACGTTCGTCACGGACACTAATACTGCTAGGACTATTGTGTGCTATTACACGCCGCTGTTGCAGAACCCTCCCGTGCATCTTTGTTTGATCTTGGCTAAGGACTCTCCTGAGCAGTTCGACTCTCCTCGAGAGCAAAAGGACAGAGAGGGTGGGAACGGTCTTCAATTGGCCATCAAGAAGCTTAGACTCGGGGCCCGGCTCATGCAGGCCTACACTAACGAGCAGATGCTCAGGAACGGCATGGGCAACCGGACCTTCCCCTTTGTTGAGGAGTTTGCCTGGGACACGCTGTTCGACCAGCCTGGGATGAGAAGCACCATCAAAGTGCATGTGATTCGCTCCGAGAAGACGGTGAAGGAGATCCAAGACCCTGACGTGGCCCAGCAGAACTCCAAGGGTAAGAACACGGGCGCCCTCTTTGGTATTGCCATGGACGCCCTTAAGCACTATGGTGGGCCCTTTACCAACAATGAGAAGCCGGTTCAAGCAGCATGTATGTTCATGGACACCCACTGGGATGGGAAGCTGATCAGGGGTCACGCCGCCTTGGGTGGCGGTGACGACAGCATCAAGCTGGCTATCTTCGGGTCCCACGGGCTCTATTCATGGCCAAGCTCCCTTGAGCAACTGTTGCCCTACTTCACCGATGAGACAAGGGCCTCTGTCAGCGAAGTGGCCAATGATTGTAACGAGTGTGGCACCTACTGGGAGTGTTTGACCATCACTTTGGGGGCGTTCATGCACGAAATTGGCCACCTGTTGGGCTGCCCCCACGAGGAAAGCGGTGTCATGCTAAGAGGCTATACCACCTTGAACAGGTCTTTCCTGACTAAAGAGGCATTCTCGGTAAGAACAAAATCCAACGGTGCCAGCCCACCCATTTTCCCCAAGGAGGAGTGCACATGGCACCGTCTCGATACGCTGAGGTTCTTGTACCATCCCTCTTTTACATTGCCACAGGATTTCTATGATCCATCGTTTATGAGACCTACGAAGCTTGGCGGGTTCCCCAATACAAAACATTCAGTTTACCCAATGGGGAATGGCACCTGTCGTATCTTGTCCCCGACGAGTATTTATCTGATTGAGATCATATGTGATGACTTGTGCAAGGGTCATATTGAGTATTTACCCACCTCTTTAGGTGGACCAGGTCCTCAACGGGAAGTGGTGGTCACTTTGCAAGATCTACGTGGCAGATTGCCCAAGAACGAACTTGCCAAATTCGGTGATACTTTTAAACTAAAAATCCACTCTGTTAACGCACCGGAGATTGAGTTTGATAAGTTCCCATCATTGGTGAACATTCAGCCATTGGACATGTCCAAATACGGGTTTGCCAAGAACGTTCAAGGTATTAAATCACCATTGTACGGTTGCAGTGATAGGGGCGCCGATGCTGGAGTTATAGCCTTTGATGTAAGATTAGTCACTGCTGTGAGAATATACCACGGTTACGCACTAGATGGTGTAAGATTCtatttcaaagacaagCACATATCATCCAAGGAATCTCCCGTTGCCAAACCATCTGTACCACCAAGAAATTACTTCTCAAAAATTACGCAGACTGTCAAAAATCAGATTTCAATAAATGATGAACACTTGAAAAGTGTACTGTTTGGACATGAAACTCAAAACTTCACAGATGCTACTTTAGAGCCTGGTGAAATAATCACTGGATTTAACGTAAGATGTGGAGCTTGGATCGATGCCATTCAAATGATAACAAGTCATGGTAGAATGACCGATATGTTCGGTAATAAAAATGGTGGTGGTTTAGCTGAATTGCAACCACCGAATGGTCAATATATTTTGGGTGTCATAGGTAGAGTCGGTCAATGGGTTGATGCCTTTGGGATCGTATATGGATCTTTGGAGTAA